GTTTTAACTCCCTTAAATGAACTTTCACCTAATTTCAAACATCCTGTCATTAAAAAAAATATCCACCAATTACTCAGCATTTGTAAGGACAAGCTGGATGTGAAAAAATTTTAATTGGGCTTACTATCCTTTAAAAGTATTTTGCGCTATACAAATCTGCTACTTATACATTGAAGTATAATTTTATTACCATAGAAGGAAATATTGGCGCCGGCAAAACCACGCTGGCACACATGCTTAGTAAACATTTTAATGCACGATTGATATTAGAGCAATTTGCAGACAATCCTTTTCTACCTAAATTTTACGAAAACCCGCAACAGTATGCTTTTCCACTGGAATTATTTTTTATGGCTGAACGCTATAAACAATTAAAAGAATTGCTGCAAACAAAAGACATGTTCCAAAACATTACTGTTTCAGATTATCTTTTTACCAAGTGTTTATTGTTTGCCAAGGTTAATTTACCGGATGAAGAATTTCGTTTGTATCAAAAACTGTTTGATATCATTAACCCGCAGATCGTTCAACCCGACATATTGATTTATTTGCATGCGCCTGTTAACAGGCTGCAACAAAATATTAAAAGTCGTAATCGAACATACGAGCAGGCAATCAGTAACAGTTATTTATTTAATCTACAGGAAACATACACTCAGTACATCAAACAGCATAATATAAAAACGCTATTTATTGATTCATCCAATGCTGATTTCTTAGGCGATTCCGGTCATCTGCAAATTGTGATTGACGCTTTAGATAAAGAGTACAGCGATGGGCAACATTACATTACACTTCCTTGACGTGAAACATGAAACGTCAGACTTGAGAAGTGAAAAACGAGGCCTGATAATATCACATTTCACGATTGACGTCTCACATCTACTCGCCTTTCCCGTTTGCCGTATCTTTGCATTTCACTAATATTTTTCTTTTGAACAAACCAATATCAGCCGCTTTAAAAATTCCTGAGTTTAGAAACTTCATCATTGGTCGTTTTGTTTTTGTAATGGGCATCCGCATGATGGGCACATTGGTTGCCTGGTGGATGTACGAATTAACAAGAGATGCTTTTTACATTGGCATGATCGGGCTGGCAGAAGCTATTCCCGCCGTTTCGTTAGCATTATATGCAGGACTTGTAATTGATAAAAGCGAGAAAAGAAAATTATTGGTTAGCACGGTTATATTATATGCTGTTGCAGCAGCTATTCTATTAGGCACTTCAACACATTGGTTTAATGACGCATTTGGCAAAAAAGTTATCATTGCCTTTGTTTATAGTATTATTTTTTGCACAGGTATTGTAAGAGCGTTTACCGGTCCAAGTTTTGGCGCTATCATTGCGTCATTGGTACCAAGAGAATTATTAACCACTGCGTCACAATTAAATTCATCTGCGTATTTAACAGCCAGCATATCAGGGCATGCTTTGGCTGGATTTTTAATTGCAGGGATAAATGTAACAGGTACTTTTTTAGTGATTACAATATTTATTGCTGTTGCCAGTTTTTTATTATCCAGGATCAAAGAAATACCGCCGATCATAAGCGCTGAAAAGAAAACACTGGAAGCGGTTGGTGAAGGATTGAAATATGTTTTAAAAACAAAAGAAGTGTTGGGTGCTTTGTCACTAGATCTGTTCGCTGTACTTTTTGGTGGCGCTGTTGCAATGGTGCCTGTGTATGCAAAAGATATTTTACATGTTGGTCCCATTGGTTTTGGCTGGCTCAATGCTGCTGCAGATATAGGATCCATCTGCATGGTACTTTCGCTTACATTAACTCCATTAAAACGTAAACAAGGATTAAAATTATTGTTAGCCGTTGCCGGCTTCGGTATTTGCATTATTGTATTTGGACTTTCTAAATGGTATTGGCTTTCCTTTGGAGCATTGTTGATCAGTGGCATTTTGGACGGCGTAAGCGTAGTAGTGCGCAGCAATATCGTGCAATTAAAAACTCCTGATGAATTACGCGGAAGGGTAATGAGCGTAAACTCTATGTTCATCAATTCATCTAACGAAATTGGACAGTTCGAAAGTGGTGTTTCTGCAAAACTGATGGGCAATGTTGCGTCTGTGGTTTTTGGTGGCTGCATGACGGTCTTAGTAGTGATCTTTACAGCTATTAAGGCGCCTGCTTTAAAAAAGATGGAATATTAGTTTTCTATTTTGATACCGGCATTTTCCTTTATTCAACATCGTTGTGTCACATTTCGTTCATCGGCATTGCTACTATTAAGCTTTTATTAAAGCAGCTCATAAAGGTCTCCTCAAAAATAATTTCGAAAAATAAATACATTGCAGACAACAACGTAAAAAAGTTTTGTCTCTTATTATGCAAAGGCCCGTTTTTACGAAGTTTACCTATAAAAAAGCAAAAATGTACAGATGAAAAAGATACTGGCATTGGTACTGTTCATTGTTATCACATTTTGCCTGCTGAATTCCTGCAGAAAAGATGAGAATGATGAACAGTATACACCAATAGATACGCATATTATTCCCGATTTTACACCTAAAGTAATTGCAACGGTAAGCGGTTTTATTACAGATGAAAACAACAATGCAGTTGAAGGCGCTTTTGTTACAGCAGGTACAGCCTCTGCCACTACTGATAAATTTGGCTATTTTACTATCGGTAATGCTTCCTTTTCCAAGGCAGCCGCATTTATACAGGTAAGTATGAGTGGTTATTTCAATGGTTATAGAACATTTGTAGCTAATGAAGGAAAAGAAAGTTTTATCCGCTTAAAATTAATCCCTAAAAAAACAATAGGCACTATTAATGCTACTACAGGCGGAGCCATAACTACTACAGAAGGCGCTTCTGTTACATTACCTGCTGATGCAGTAGTTACAGCATCTAACAATGTAGCATATAGCGGTG
The Ferruginibacter albus DNA segment above includes these coding regions:
- a CDS encoding deoxynucleoside kinase; translated protein: MKYNFITIEGNIGAGKTTLAHMLSKHFNARLILEQFADNPFLPKFYENPQQYAFPLELFFMAERYKQLKELLQTKDMFQNITVSDYLFTKCLLFAKVNLPDEEFRLYQKLFDIINPQIVQPDILIYLHAPVNRLQQNIKSRNRTYEQAISNSYLFNLQETYTQYIKQHNIKTLFIDSSNADFLGDSGHLQIVIDALDKEYSDGQHYITLP
- a CDS encoding MFS transporter, whose product is MNKPISAALKIPEFRNFIIGRFVFVMGIRMMGTLVAWWMYELTRDAFYIGMIGLAEAIPAVSLALYAGLVIDKSEKRKLLVSTVILYAVAAAILLGTSTHWFNDAFGKKVIIAFVYSIIFCTGIVRAFTGPSFGAIIASLVPRELLTTASQLNSSAYLTASISGHALAGFLIAGINVTGTFLVITIFIAVASFLLSRIKEIPPIISAEKKTLEAVGEGLKYVLKTKEVLGALSLDLFAVLFGGAVAMVPVYAKDILHVGPIGFGWLNAAADIGSICMVLSLTLTPLKRKQGLKLLLAVAGFGICIIVFGLSKWYWLSFGALLISGILDGVSVVVRSNIVQLKTPDELRGRVMSVNSMFINSSNEIGQFESGVSAKLMGNVASVVFGGCMTVLVVIFTAIKAPALKKMEY